A genomic stretch from Terriglobus sp. RCC_193 includes:
- the kdpC gene encoding potassium-transporting ATPase subunit KdpC, with protein sequence MKLVRIACIYTVVTAFLLGIAYPLAITAIAQLIMKGKANGQMVTRNGETIGSAIIGQPFTGDNYFHSRPSAAGTGYDATASSGSNYGPTNKSLTDRVAASVKTESAGYPIPVDLVTASASGLDPDITPAAAYYQAPRIAQQRHISQDMISALIARQIQPRQLGILGEPRVNVLALNLALSQIPGNAAR encoded by the coding sequence ATGAAACTCGTACGCATCGCATGTATCTACACCGTGGTTACGGCATTTCTTCTTGGCATTGCATACCCCCTTGCCATCACCGCCATCGCTCAACTCATAATGAAGGGAAAAGCGAACGGGCAGATGGTGACACGGAATGGTGAAACCATCGGCTCGGCAATCATTGGACAACCCTTCACTGGCGATAACTACTTTCACAGCCGCCCTTCTGCAGCGGGTACCGGCTATGATGCGACTGCTTCCTCCGGATCAAACTATGGCCCTACCAATAAGTCATTAACGGATCGAGTCGCAGCAAGTGTCAAGACTGAGTCCGCGGGCTATCCCATACCAGTGGATCTGGTGACAGCTTCGGCGTCGGGCCTGGATCCCGATATCACTCCCGCCGCCGCGTATTATCAGGCTCCGCGTATTGCGCAACAACGTCACATCTCACAGGACATGATCAGCGCCCTGATCGCGCGACAGATTCAGCCACGGCAGCTTGGCATTCTGGGAGAACCACGAGTCAATGTTCTTGCATTGAATTTGGCTCTTTCGCAGATCCCTGGAAATGCCGCTCGGTAA
- the kdpF gene encoding K(+)-transporting ATPase subunit F: MILNVILLALSALLMVYLVYALLRPEKF; encoded by the coding sequence ATGATTCTCAATGTGATTCTGCTTGCCCTGTCAGCATTGCTGATGGTTTACCTTGTCTACGCTTTACTTCGCCCGGAGAAGTTCTAG
- the kdpB gene encoding potassium-transporting ATPase subunit KdpB: protein MPSQAKRRSLFDPHIMRRAVRDALAKLHPRVMMKNPVMFVVELGSILTTVLLFVSMSTHDGHFRFNLQITLWLWFTVLFANFAEAMAEGRGKAQADALRQAKSETTAHRISKSGVLEEVPSSHLRSGDVVRVKAGQMIPGDGEVTEGAASVDESAITGESAPVIREAGGDRSAVTGGTRVLSDILTVRITSNPGETFIDRMIALVEGAERQKTPNEIALNILLAGLTITFLLAVVTLQPFAIYSSAPQTAFVLISLLVCLIPTTIGGLLSAIGIAGMDRLVQHNVLATSGRAVEAAGDVNTLLLDKTGTITIGNRQASEFVPAPGVTAEQLADASQLSSLSDETPEGRSIIVLAKEQYNLRGRELSELHAEFVPFSAMTRMSGIEVEGRSIRKGAVDAITRYLSEHNSSMPEPVRVAVEEIARKGGTPLVVAENGRALGVIHLKDVVKGGMKERFDHLRAMGIRTIMITGDNPLTAAAIAREAGVDDFLAEAKPKDKMDLIKREQSEGKLVAMTGDGTNDAPALAQADVGVAMNTGTQAAKEAGNMVDLDSNPTKLIEIVGIGKQLLMTRGALTTFSISNDVAKYFAIIPAMFAGVFPVLNALNIMHLHNAESAVLSAVIFNALVIVGLIPLALRGVKYRPMSAAALLQRNLIVYGLGGIIVPFIGIKLLDMVIVALHLA, encoded by the coding sequence ATGCCTAGTCAAGCAAAACGTCGCTCCTTGTTCGACCCACATATCATGCGTCGTGCGGTACGGGATGCGCTTGCGAAGCTCCATCCGCGCGTTATGATGAAAAACCCGGTCATGTTCGTTGTGGAACTGGGTAGCATCCTCACCACCGTACTGCTCTTCGTCAGTATGTCCACACATGATGGCCACTTTCGTTTCAACTTACAAATCACGCTTTGGCTGTGGTTCACCGTGCTATTCGCGAATTTTGCAGAAGCTATGGCGGAAGGTCGCGGCAAAGCACAAGCAGACGCTTTGCGTCAGGCTAAGTCAGAGACAACGGCTCATCGAATTTCAAAATCAGGCGTTCTCGAAGAAGTTCCCAGCTCTCATCTACGGTCAGGTGATGTCGTCCGAGTTAAAGCGGGACAGATGATTCCTGGCGATGGCGAAGTCACAGAAGGTGCAGCCTCCGTCGACGAATCTGCTATCACGGGCGAATCCGCACCGGTGATTCGAGAAGCTGGCGGAGACCGATCCGCCGTAACCGGAGGCACCCGTGTACTGTCAGACATCCTCACCGTCCGCATTACATCCAACCCAGGCGAGACGTTTATCGATCGCATGATTGCGCTCGTAGAAGGTGCGGAACGTCAGAAGACACCGAATGAAATCGCATTGAACATTCTACTTGCAGGACTCACCATCACCTTCCTGCTTGCGGTCGTTACTCTGCAACCATTCGCGATCTATTCCAGTGCGCCGCAGACGGCTTTCGTGCTTATTTCACTTCTGGTCTGCCTTATTCCCACCACGATTGGCGGCCTGCTTTCCGCGATTGGCATTGCCGGTATGGATCGTCTGGTACAACACAACGTACTGGCAACATCAGGCCGGGCGGTGGAAGCGGCTGGCGACGTGAACACCCTGCTGTTGGATAAGACCGGCACGATCACCATAGGCAACCGGCAGGCGTCCGAATTTGTACCGGCACCCGGCGTTACTGCGGAACAACTTGCAGATGCGTCCCAGCTTTCTTCTCTCTCCGACGAAACTCCGGAAGGACGTTCTATCATTGTACTTGCGAAAGAGCAGTACAACCTTCGCGGCCGTGAACTAAGTGAACTGCACGCAGAGTTCGTTCCCTTCTCCGCAATGACGCGTATGAGCGGCATCGAAGTGGAAGGCCGCTCCATTCGCAAGGGTGCTGTGGATGCGATTACCCGCTATCTCTCCGAACACAATTCCTCCATGCCGGAGCCCGTTCGTGTTGCGGTGGAAGAGATCGCGCGAAAGGGTGGAACTCCACTTGTCGTGGCTGAAAACGGCCGCGCACTTGGCGTCATTCATCTGAAGGATGTGGTCAAAGGCGGCATGAAGGAGCGCTTTGATCACCTGCGAGCCATGGGTATTCGCACCATCATGATTACCGGTGACAATCCTCTAACAGCAGCCGCGATTGCGCGGGAAGCTGGTGTCGATGACTTTCTTGCCGAGGCAAAGCCAAAAGACAAAATGGACCTGATCAAGCGCGAGCAATCTGAAGGCAAGCTCGTTGCAATGACTGGTGATGGGACAAACGACGCACCTGCACTCGCTCAGGCAGACGTAGGTGTTGCCATGAACACCGGAACGCAGGCTGCAAAAGAAGCTGGCAACATGGTCGATCTGGATTCCAACCCAACGAAGCTCATCGAAATCGTCGGTATCGGAAAGCAGTTACTCATGACGCGTGGCGCACTTACCACCTTCTCTATCTCGAACGATGTGGCAAAATACTTCGCGATTATTCCGGCGATGTTTGCTGGCGTGTTCCCTGTATTGAATGCACTCAACATTATGCATCTGCACAATGCGGAATCGGCTGTTCTATCTGCCGTGATTTTCAATGCGCTGGTCATTGTCGGATTGATCCCGCTCGCCTTGCGTGGTGTGAAGTATCGTCCCATGTCGGCAGCGGCTCTTCTTCAGCGCAATCTCATCGTCTATGGCCTGGGCGGAATCATCGTTCCGTTCATCGGAATCAAGCTGCTGGATATGGTCATCGTTGCACTGCACCTGGCGTAG
- a CDS encoding RidA family protein, translating to MSIKRYGVEGGKGQGGSHMPFARAVEANGWLFVSGQVPMVNGEVIVGNIVAQSHQAIKNMMAIVEEAGYGPEHIVRCGVWLDDARDFAAFNGVFRQYFGENPPARACVETKMVVDCKVEIDCVAYKAPAK from the coding sequence ATGAGCATCAAGCGTTACGGAGTGGAAGGCGGCAAAGGACAGGGCGGTTCGCACATGCCCTTTGCACGAGCAGTAGAGGCAAACGGCTGGCTGTTCGTCAGTGGCCAGGTCCCCATGGTGAACGGAGAAGTGATTGTGGGCAACATCGTTGCACAGTCGCATCAGGCTATCAAGAACATGATGGCCATTGTGGAAGAAGCAGGCTACGGCCCGGAGCACATTGTCCGCTGCGGTGTATGGCTTGACGATGCGCGCGACTTCGCCGCATTCAACGGCGTCTTCCGCCAGTACTTCGGCGAAAATCCTCCGGCACGCGCATGCGTGGAAACAAAGATGGTAGTGGATTGCAAGGTCGAGATCGACTGCGTCGCTTATAAGGCTCCTGCCAAGTAA
- a CDS encoding amino acid deaminase, translating to MASEQIFPKGFGGLRTTEEIEAVGARGWNVLREDLSLPAAVLVKPRMEHNLRWMVEFVQKYGVSLAPHGKTTMAAKLFGRQMDAGAWGITLATAQQCVVAHAHGVRRILMANELVGRANFEFVSDIIAEGAIFYTLVDSPDLVHQLGLFFQGKGQQLRVLVELGVNGGRTGTRTDEQTQAVVDAIAQWQGSLLLCGVEVYEGVLKDEAGIREYLGRAVDTVKQLQKQEAFAQGERVILSGAGSAWYDVVADVFAPVRDEVDVVLRPGCYLTSDAGIYRVAQQEIGQRNSIAREVDAERGATLQSALEVWAYVQSVPEPGLAIVGMGKRDVAFDAGLPVAVWHFRPGTHQDPVRASSAWETIKLMDQHAYLQIPEDADIKVGDMLGFEISHPCLTFDKWRYVAMVDESYNVLEAVPTYF from the coding sequence TTGGCCAGCGAACAGATTTTCCCTAAAGGGTTTGGTGGTCTAAGGACCACGGAAGAGATTGAAGCGGTGGGGGCGCGCGGATGGAACGTTCTGCGCGAGGATCTGAGCCTGCCTGCCGCGGTTTTGGTGAAGCCTCGGATGGAGCACAACCTCCGCTGGATGGTGGAATTTGTGCAGAAATACGGCGTATCTCTGGCGCCGCATGGCAAAACGACCATGGCTGCCAAGCTGTTCGGCCGCCAGATGGATGCCGGCGCATGGGGCATTACGCTGGCCACGGCGCAGCAGTGTGTGGTTGCTCATGCTCATGGCGTGCGGCGCATTCTGATGGCGAATGAGCTGGTGGGGCGCGCCAATTTCGAATTTGTAAGCGACATCATAGCCGAGGGGGCGATCTTCTATACGTTGGTGGATTCACCGGATCTGGTCCATCAACTCGGCTTGTTTTTTCAGGGCAAAGGGCAGCAGCTTCGTGTGCTAGTGGAACTGGGTGTCAATGGTGGCCGAACCGGTACTCGAACGGACGAACAGACGCAGGCTGTGGTGGATGCTATTGCGCAATGGCAGGGGAGCCTGCTGCTTTGCGGTGTTGAGGTCTACGAAGGTGTGTTGAAGGACGAAGCTGGTATCCGGGAATATCTTGGCCGGGCTGTGGACACTGTGAAGCAATTGCAGAAGCAGGAAGCCTTTGCGCAGGGGGAACGAGTAATCCTGAGCGGCGCAGGGTCTGCCTGGTATGACGTGGTTGCGGATGTCTTTGCACCTGTGCGAGACGAGGTCGATGTCGTTCTGCGGCCCGGATGTTATCTGACCTCAGACGCGGGTATTTATCGCGTTGCGCAGCAGGAGATCGGGCAGCGAAATAGCATTGCGAGAGAGGTGGATGCTGAGCGCGGTGCGACGCTGCAATCCGCACTTGAAGTATGGGCCTATGTGCAGTCGGTGCCGGAGCCGGGGCTTGCCATTGTAGGGATGGGGAAACGCGATGTTGCGTTTGACGCGGGATTACCTGTAGCCGTTTGGCATTTCCGTCCTGGTACGCATCAGGATCCGGTACGCGCTTCTTCCGCATGGGAGACCATCAAGCTAATGGATCAGCATGCGTATCTTCAAATACCGGAGGATGCCGATATCAAGGTAGGAGACATGCTTGGGTTTGAGATATCGCATCCCTGTCTTACTTTTGATAAGTGGCGCTATGTCGCGATGGTGGACGAAAGTTATAACGTCCTGGAAGCCGTGCCTACTTACTTCTAA
- a CDS encoding gluconate:H+ symporter, whose translation MMTDTHSILLLSAAAISVVVLIVLIVWVRLNPFLTLVLCSIGLAIASGMPLPKVVSSFETGLGNTLGHVAIVVALGTMLGKMLAESGAAERIAQSLVDAFGPRHVPWAMLCAGILVGIPVFFEVALVLLMPLAYNVAQKTGRSLVTTLLPMAAGVAMVHGLLPPHPAALMAATAFHADLGKTIGWALLAGIPAAILAGPVWSSFISKHIAAPQHTALSDAFVHSNQERELPSFLTSVSMILLPVALMLVGSWADKFTATGSRPNLILHFLGNADVALLIATLLSLYQLGLRRGFARDQLLCFTNECLAPTATVTLLVGAGGGFGRVLIDSGVSSVLLGYALKTHVPLLLLAWLLATFIRLATGSTTVAMATASSIVAPMALAITGVRPEFLAIATGAGATGFSHVNDGGFWLVKEYSGMSVADTLKSWTVVETILSLVAFGAVCLLQWVL comes from the coding sequence ATGATGACCGACACCCACTCGATTCTCCTGCTCAGCGCCGCAGCTATTTCGGTCGTTGTGTTGATCGTGCTCATCGTGTGGGTGCGGTTAAATCCGTTTCTTACGCTTGTCCTATGTTCTATTGGGCTTGCTATCGCCTCAGGCATGCCCCTGCCTAAAGTCGTCTCTTCTTTTGAAACTGGCCTGGGCAACACACTCGGTCACGTTGCCATTGTGGTGGCGCTTGGCACCATGCTCGGAAAGATGCTTGCAGAGTCGGGTGCTGCAGAACGCATTGCTCAGAGTTTGGTGGATGCATTCGGGCCACGCCACGTTCCGTGGGCCATGCTGTGCGCCGGTATTCTTGTTGGTATCCCCGTATTCTTTGAGGTCGCACTCGTCCTGCTGATGCCGCTCGCTTACAACGTGGCGCAAAAGACGGGCCGCTCGCTTGTCACCACGTTGCTTCCCATGGCCGCAGGCGTTGCGATGGTGCACGGTCTCCTGCCGCCCCATCCTGCGGCATTGATGGCAGCAACCGCATTTCATGCAGACCTCGGCAAGACTATCGGATGGGCCCTGCTCGCAGGCATCCCGGCTGCAATTCTTGCAGGCCCCGTCTGGTCCAGCTTCATCTCGAAACACATCGCCGCACCGCAACACACAGCACTGAGCGATGCATTTGTACATTCCAACCAGGAACGCGAGCTTCCATCATTTCTCACCAGTGTCTCGATGATCCTTCTGCCCGTAGCGCTGATGCTGGTTGGCAGTTGGGCAGATAAATTCACGGCTACTGGAAGCCGCCCAAATCTCATTTTGCATTTCCTCGGCAACGCCGATGTAGCCCTTCTGATCGCAACACTCTTAAGCCTGTATCAGCTTGGTCTCCGCCGCGGATTCGCACGCGACCAGTTACTTTGCTTTACGAATGAGTGTCTCGCGCCTACAGCCACAGTGACATTGCTGGTCGGCGCGGGCGGCGGCTTTGGGCGCGTTCTCATCGATAGTGGCGTCAGCAGCGTGCTGCTTGGTTATGCATTGAAAACACATGTCCCTTTGCTCCTCCTGGCGTGGTTACTCGCAACCTTCATCCGCCTTGCAACTGGATCGACGACGGTTGCCATGGCCACTGCCAGCAGCATAGTGGCTCCCATGGCGCTTGCCATAACAGGCGTTCGCCCTGAGTTCCTGGCCATTGCAACCGGTGCAGGAGCCACAGGGTTCTCGCATGTAAACGACGGAGGCTTCTGGCTGGTCAAGGAATATAGCGGCATGTCCGTTGCAGATACGTTGAAGTCATGGACAGTCGTAGAAACGATCCTGTCACTGGTCGCCTTTGGCGCGGTCTGCCTGCTGCAATGGGTACTTTAG
- a CDS encoding amidohydrolase family protein — MPECDLLIRGALLIDGSCDAARESDIAVHAGRIACIDADSTWRSENTVDAKGLVLSPGFIDTHTHDDTSVIETPAMLPKLTQGVTTVVVGNCGISASPVLPANPLPDPMELLGKPAMMQYRSFADYVHAVNAANPSVNVMALVGHTTLRANHLDRLDRAATENEVNAMRAQLQDALEHGALGLSTGLAYLSAYSATLDEVLGVAEPLGNAGAMYATHMRSETAAILDAMEESFAVGRASQSVPVLISHLKCAGPDNWGRTSDVLALLDKARARQIVHCDCYPYTASSSMLDLRQVDERIEIRITWSEPHPQVSGKSLAEIAAEWNKTQLETAKALMPAGAIYHNMSPEDVKRVLRHPAVMVGSDGLPHDPRPHPRLWGTFPRVLGYYSREEQLFDLPTAVHKMTGLSAQTLGLRDRGMIRKGFAADLVLFDPAIVRDAATWTDSTQPSIGIHHVWVNGIPSITNATVTTQRGGKFLPRQSHTA; from the coding sequence ATGCCAGAATGTGATCTGTTGATTCGTGGCGCACTTCTGATCGACGGCAGCTGCGACGCTGCCCGCGAAAGCGACATTGCAGTACACGCAGGACGCATCGCGTGCATCGACGCAGATAGTACATGGCGCTCCGAAAACACGGTCGATGCGAAAGGACTCGTGTTGTCGCCCGGCTTCATCGATACGCACACTCACGACGACACCAGCGTCATTGAGACGCCCGCCATGCTACCAAAGCTGACACAGGGAGTCACCACGGTTGTCGTCGGCAATTGTGGCATCAGCGCGTCGCCCGTGCTACCAGCAAATCCCCTGCCTGACCCGATGGAATTACTGGGTAAGCCGGCGATGATGCAGTATCGCAGCTTCGCGGACTATGTTCATGCGGTCAACGCAGCCAACCCGTCCGTTAATGTCATGGCATTGGTAGGCCACACCACATTGCGCGCAAATCATCTTGACCGACTGGATCGAGCGGCTACAGAGAACGAAGTCAACGCAATGCGCGCACAGTTGCAGGACGCTCTTGAACACGGCGCGCTCGGGCTAAGTACAGGCCTTGCGTATCTTTCTGCATATTCTGCCACGTTGGACGAAGTGCTTGGCGTAGCCGAACCACTGGGCAATGCAGGCGCTATGTACGCAACACACATGCGTAGCGAGACCGCTGCCATTCTGGATGCAATGGAAGAAAGCTTTGCCGTTGGACGCGCTTCACAGTCCGTGCCTGTATTGATCTCGCATCTGAAGTGCGCAGGTCCTGACAATTGGGGTCGCACAAGTGATGTTCTCGCACTGCTGGACAAGGCACGCGCAAGACAGATAGTCCATTGTGATTGTTATCCCTACACCGCCAGCAGCAGTATGCTTGATCTTCGCCAGGTGGATGAGCGCATTGAGATTCGCATTACGTGGAGCGAGCCACACCCGCAGGTTTCCGGTAAATCTCTTGCAGAGATTGCAGCAGAATGGAACAAAACGCAACTGGAAACGGCGAAAGCATTGATGCCCGCAGGTGCTATTTACCACAACATGTCGCCGGAGGATGTAAAGCGCGTTCTTCGGCATCCCGCGGTCATGGTCGGAAGTGATGGGCTTCCGCATGATCCGCGGCCGCATCCACGTTTGTGGGGAACGTTTCCGCGAGTTCTTGGATACTATAGTCGCGAGGAACAACTCTTTGACCTTCCCACCGCCGTTCATAAGATGACAGGGCTCTCAGCGCAGACGCTCGGGCTGCGTGATCGAGGAATGATTCGTAAAGGTTTTGCTGCGGATCTTGTTCTCTTCGATCCTGCAATTGTGCGCGATGCGGCAACATGGACGGATTCTACGCAGCCCAGCATCGGCATTCATCATGTGTGGGTCAACGGGATACCTTCCATCACAAACGCTACAGTGACAACACAACGCGGCGGCAAGTTCCTGCCGCGACAATCGCATACAGCATGA
- the kdpA gene encoding potassium-transporting ATPase subunit KdpA: MTLNGWLQIVIFIAAVLLLAKPVGSYMTAVFERRKTFLDPILAPCERILYRVSGINPEEEMHWTRYGLAMLIFSAATLLLTYVIQRVQAFLPWNPQHLHGVESSLAWNTAISFTTNTNWQSYTPETTMSYLTQMLALATHNFWSAAVGLALALAFVRSIARKESKTIGNFWFDLTRGTLWILLPLSLVLSLLLVSQGVVQNLKPYDTVKLVESQTITGSDGKTFTVTTQNIAQGPVASQEAIKMLGTNGGGFFNANSAHPFENPTPLSNFLEMLAIFLLPAGLCVTLGQMVKAPKHGWAILGAMTVLWFAGTFTTYWAESHGNPLIHNVDAKVSQLQSGGNMEGKEVRFGITNSALFAAVTTDASCGAVNSMHDSFTPLGGLVPMTNILLGEVVFGGVGAGLYGMLVFVVLAVFIAGLMVGRTPEYLGKKIAAFDVQMAMLYLLIFPLIILGFAAVSVLTPNLGLSSLANHGPHGLSEILYAYASATGNNGSAFAGLSANTHWYNYTLGIAMFFGRFMMIIPMLALAGNLANKKIVPASSGTFPVTTPLFTILLIGVILIVGALTFFPVLSLGPILEHLLMRAGQLF; encoded by the coding sequence ATGACTCTGAACGGCTGGCTACAAATCGTGATCTTCATCGCAGCAGTACTGTTGCTGGCAAAGCCAGTGGGCAGTTATATGACAGCAGTTTTTGAACGTCGCAAAACTTTTCTTGACCCCATACTGGCACCGTGCGAACGCATTCTTTACCGGGTTTCAGGGATCAATCCGGAAGAAGAGATGCACTGGACAAGGTATGGTCTGGCCATGCTGATCTTCAGCGCCGCGACCCTGCTTCTTACTTACGTTATCCAGAGAGTGCAAGCGTTCCTTCCATGGAACCCGCAACATCTGCATGGTGTCGAATCATCACTCGCCTGGAACACCGCAATCTCGTTCACAACCAATACCAACTGGCAGTCCTATACACCAGAAACGACCATGAGCTACCTCACGCAGATGCTCGCACTGGCGACTCATAACTTCTGGTCTGCTGCTGTGGGTCTCGCACTTGCCCTGGCATTCGTTCGCAGCATCGCACGTAAGGAAAGCAAGACCATTGGCAACTTCTGGTTTGATCTCACACGCGGCACGTTGTGGATTCTGCTTCCTCTTTCCCTTGTTCTTTCACTTCTGCTCGTCTCTCAGGGCGTCGTCCAGAACCTGAAGCCGTATGACACGGTGAAACTTGTGGAATCGCAAACAATCACCGGCAGCGATGGCAAAACATTCACGGTCACGACACAGAATATCGCGCAGGGACCAGTTGCTTCGCAGGAAGCCATTAAGATGCTTGGCACAAATGGCGGCGGCTTCTTCAATGCCAACAGCGCCCATCCATTTGAAAACCCAACCCCTCTCTCAAACTTCTTAGAGATGTTGGCAATCTTCTTATTGCCTGCCGGGCTTTGTGTCACGCTGGGCCAGATGGTCAAAGCTCCGAAGCATGGATGGGCGATCCTGGGCGCGATGACAGTGCTATGGTTTGCCGGAACATTTACTACCTATTGGGCCGAGTCCCACGGCAATCCGCTTATTCACAATGTCGATGCCAAAGTCTCGCAACTGCAATCCGGTGGCAACATGGAGGGCAAAGAAGTACGTTTCGGCATCACAAATTCCGCTCTGTTTGCTGCTGTCACAACCGATGCAAGCTGCGGCGCCGTGAACAGCATGCATGACAGCTTCACACCGCTTGGTGGTTTGGTACCGATGACAAACATCCTGTTAGGTGAAGTTGTCTTCGGAGGTGTGGGAGCGGGCCTATATGGCATGTTGGTGTTTGTCGTTCTAGCGGTCTTCATAGCAGGACTCATGGTGGGCAGAACGCCGGAGTATCTCGGGAAAAAAATCGCAGCCTTCGATGTGCAGATGGCCATGCTCTATCTGCTGATCTTTCCGCTGATCATTCTGGGATTTGCCGCAGTCTCCGTCCTGACGCCCAATCTGGGCCTGAGCAGCCTGGCAAATCACGGGCCGCATGGCCTGAGCGAAATCCTCTATGCCTACGCATCCGCAACCGGCAATAACGGATCTGCCTTTGCGGGCTTGAGCGCCAATACCCACTGGTACAACTACACGCTCGGCATCGCGATGTTCTTCGGCCGCTTCATGATGATCATTCCGATGTTGGCCCTTGCCGGGAATCTTGCGAATAAGAAGATCGTCCCTGCATCTTCAGGAACGTTTCCAGTGACCACACCGCTGTTCACCATTCTTCTTATTGGCGTGATCCTGATCGTGGGCGCACTCACCTTCTTCCCTGTCCTTTCGCTTGGCCCCATCCTTGAACATTTGTTGATGCGTGCCGGCCAACTCTTCTAG
- a CDS encoding TlpA family protein disulfide reductase yields the protein MAKTHHVVSTTREVTMKTMLKYTGVAIALAGLGTTAALAQSAPKSIDGRWDAALVRPNGETVPFRLDISGDGNGVKGTFYNGFEPFDSTTGGSFANNELTLNIDHYLTAIHAKLNGDQLAGDVSTQNRASTAAYQFKATRHVDAKVNVSNVPQVGGSYILPLETPSSKGEKAFHFIVEQRGAEIAATILRVDGDTGAYTGTFHDGKWRLSHFDGSRPGVIEVTPQADGTLVVEQNPGSKLSAQKPAALKTTSAKAYGEEAPVDSRYTPQLVAYREDVARAKGLPQPENYSTHTTVRDPNEKFVFNFPDVNGKLISEDDPRFKDKVVVAVVTGTWCPNCHDEAQYLVQLDKKYRDKGLAIVALDFEEPEQQGGLEREKAFVKQYGVDYTYLIAGAPAEMWEKVPQAVNLNTWPATLFIGRDGRVKSVHSGFASPASGRFNDELKAEFTSTIEKLLAEKPTQQTASVGIQVTHEGE from the coding sequence ATGGCTAAGACACACCACGTTGTATCAACCACTCGCGAGGTCACTATGAAGACGATGCTGAAATACACAGGTGTTGCGATTGCCTTGGCAGGACTGGGCACAACCGCAGCGTTGGCACAAAGCGCACCAAAATCCATTGACGGCCGATGGGACGCTGCACTGGTCCGGCCGAATGGAGAAACAGTTCCATTCCGGCTGGATATCTCCGGAGACGGAAACGGTGTGAAAGGTACGTTTTATAACGGATTTGAACCGTTCGACAGCACGACTGGCGGATCCTTTGCAAACAATGAATTGACACTTAATATCGATCACTACCTCACGGCCATTCACGCTAAGTTGAACGGTGATCAGCTTGCGGGCGATGTCTCCACACAGAATCGCGCATCGACTGCGGCTTATCAGTTCAAGGCCACACGTCATGTGGATGCGAAGGTGAATGTCTCGAACGTGCCGCAGGTTGGTGGCTCCTATATTCTGCCGCTGGAGACACCTTCTTCAAAGGGTGAAAAGGCTTTTCACTTCATCGTGGAGCAGCGAGGTGCTGAGATTGCAGCAACGATCCTTCGTGTCGACGGAGATACAGGCGCGTATACCGGTACATTTCATGATGGTAAGTGGCGCTTAAGCCATTTTGACGGTTCGCGTCCGGGCGTCATTGAAGTTACGCCGCAGGCCGACGGCACGCTTGTTGTGGAGCAGAACCCTGGTTCGAAGCTCTCAGCGCAAAAGCCTGCTGCTCTAAAGACCACGAGCGCCAAAGCGTATGGCGAAGAAGCACCTGTTGATAGCCGTTACACGCCGCAGCTTGTGGCCTATCGGGAGGACGTTGCACGAGCAAAGGGCCTGCCGCAGCCCGAGAATTACAGCACGCATACAACTGTTCGCGATCCAAACGAAAAATTTGTATTTAACTTTCCAGACGTGAATGGAAAGCTGATTTCCGAAGACGATCCGCGCTTTAAGGACAAGGTAGTTGTTGCGGTTGTTACTGGTACGTGGTGCCCGAACTGCCATGATGAGGCGCAGTATCTTGTTCAGCTGGACAAGAAGTACAGGGACAAGGGACTGGCGATTGTCGCATTGGATTTCGAAGAGCCGGAGCAGCAGGGCGGTCTGGAACGTGAGAAGGCTTTCGTAAAACAGTACGGTGTGGATTACACGTATCTCATCGCTGGAGCGCCCGCTGAGATGTGGGAAAAGGTGCCGCAGGCGGTCAATCTGAACACATGGCCCGCAACGCTGTTCATTGGGCGTGATGGCCGCGTGAAGTCGGTGCACTCAGGCTTCGCATCGCCTGCGAGTGGGCGTTTCAACGATGAGTTGAAAGCGGAATTCACTTCTACGATCGAAAAGCTGCTGGCCGAAAAGCCCACGCAGCAAACTGCCTCTGTTGGGATTCAGGTAACACACGAAGGCGAGTAA